Proteins found in one Dermacentor silvarum isolate Dsil-2018 chromosome 8, BIME_Dsil_1.4, whole genome shotgun sequence genomic segment:
- the LOC119462706 gene encoding probable caffeoyl-CoA O-methyltransferase 1 isoform X3, which translates to MDRHGLTPKKDLVCPKAAKYAEDHTLRLHSAQKKLMEITKNHVFGSMLGDSCQLQFFQILLKTMSAKKYLEIGTFTGCSAVAAALALPPDGKVVALDLHEDLVNVGRPYWKEAGVEDKIELRLGPAVDSLDALLREGQAGTFDFVFIDADKENYDNYYEKSLQLVRKNGLIAIDNVLWRGMVYDTDDNSSQIMALRPFNKKLHDDQRIDVCLLPIADGLTFARKR; encoded by the exons ATG GATCGTCACGGGCTTACTCCGAAGAAAGACCTGGTGTGTCCAAAGgccgccaagtatgctgaagaccACACGCTAAGGCTGCATTCAGCACAGAAGAAACTTATGGAG ATCACCAAAAATCACGTGTTCGGCTCCATGTTGGGGGACAGCTGCCAGTTGCAGTTCTTCCAGATTCTGCTCAAAACAATGTCAGCTAAAAAGTACCTCGAAATAG GCACCTTCACGGGATGCAGCGCCGTAGCCGCCGCGCTGGCGCTGCCTCCGGATGGAAAGGTGGTGGCGCTGGACCTACACGAGGACCTGGTCAACGTTGGCAGGCCGTACTGGAAGGAA GCTGGTGTGGAGGACAAGATTGAGCTGAGGCTTGGACCGGCAGTTGACTCCTTAG ACGCCCTACTGCGCGAAGGTCAGGCAGGTACGTTCGACTTCGTATTCATCGACGCAGACAAGGAGAACTATGACAACTACTACGAGAAGTCCCTGCAGCTGGTCAGGAAGAACGGACTCATCGCCATCGACAAC GTGCTGTGGCGCGGCATGGTCTACGACACCGACGACAATTCATCGCAAATAATGGCACTGCGGCCCTTCAACAAAAAACTGCATGATGACCAGCGGATTGACGTCTGCCTGCTGCCCATCGCTGACGGGCTCACGTTTGCCCGAAAGAGATGA